The Proteiniphilum propionicum genome contains the following window.
ATCGGCCTGAGAAGGCTGAATAGTACCCAAACCTGGGCCACCACGCTGAACATTCACAATAAGACATGGCAGTTCAGCTCCTGCCAGATAGGATATCCCTTCCTGTTTTAGACTGATGCCGGGACTTGATGAAGAGGTCATGGAATATTTACCGCATGAAGCACCGCCATAAACCATATTTATTGCCGCAACCTCGCTTTCAGCCTGCAAGACCACCATCCCGGTCGTTTTCCATGGTGCAGCCTCCATAAGAGTCTCAATTATTTCGGACTGGGGCGTGATGGGATAACCGAAATAGCCATCCACTCCGAAGCGAATAGCCGCATGAGCGATGGCTTCGTTACCTTTCATCAATGATATTTCTTCTGACATAATACTAATATTAGAAATTATTTCACTTATGGGAAAAAGGATTATTTCACCTTCATCCGATATACGGTCAAACAACCGTCAGGACATACATACCCGCAGTTCGCACACCCGATGCACTCATCGGGATTTTTTAAATAGACGTAATGGTATCCACGGTCGTTCACTTCTCGAGGCTGCAAATCCAATACTTCAGAAGGACAAGACACAACACACAGGTTACAACCTTTACAACGTTCGGTGTTTACCTCTACATAACCCTTGACTTTTGCCATTATATGAGTGGTTTTTATTTAGTAGTTACAAATATAGCTGTTGTTTTGTTTTAACTCAATTTTTCAGTGTTAATTTTTAACTAAGATTGATAAATATTAATTCCCCGCTACCATCCGAAAGCTTCTTCACTCATCCAGTTACCCTGAACCTTAAGTACCTGCTCAATAACATCACGTGCGACACCCTGTCCTCCATTCCTTGAAGATATATACTTTGCTATCTTTTTAATCTCTGGAGCCGCGTCCATTGGGGCAATAGGTAAACCGACCTCATTCATTACATTATAATCAGGTATATCATCTCCCACATAGATAATCTCTTCGGGCTCATATCCGGTTTTGCGTAAATAATCGAGATAATCGTTCATTTTTATACCCGAATTCATGTAAATATCGCTTATACCCAATGATTCGTATCGAAGACGTACTGCCTGAGTATTTCCACCAGTTATTAAACATACGCCATAGCCGTGCTTCACAGCAAGGTTAAGTGCATATCCATCGTGAATATTGGCAGTTCGCAGAGGCTCACCTTGGGCCGACATGTGAATAGTCTGACAGGAGAGAACTCCGTCAACATCAAATATAAATGCTTTTATTTTTTTCAAATCGTAATTTATCGCGCTCATAATGAATGAATATGAATACTTTTACTTAACAGGGAATAGATCTCTTTTACCATTGGGTCTGTAATAAGTTCAAGATGCTTTTTCATAACCTTTTCGTCGAACCTTATCGCAGGGCCGGTCTGAGCTGCAACAGGCTGCATCTCCATTACTTTGGCTGCAGTTTCAGCTATAAGCGGTTTCAATATATCGAACTGAATATCCTCATTGGATATAATATCTGACGCCAGTGCATACATATGGTTTGCAAAATTACATGCAAATACTGCCGCCAGATGAAGATAAAGCCGCTTGTAACCCGGAAGGTATTGCACATTTGTTGAAATAGTTTTCGCAAGGCCAACCAGTGTGCGGGTAGTATCATCACTGTCTCCCTCTATGAACAACGGTATTTCAGAGAAGTTCAATCCTCTATCCTTGCTAAAAGTCTGTAATGGATAAATTACGCCATATTTTTCTTTGAACAATGAAAAAACGTTTAAAGGTACGCTTCCGGCTGTATGTGCCCAAATACCATTTGTACGCGGCATTTGACTTATAACGATAGGCAGGGCATCATCTTTCACCGAAAAAATATACAGATCGGCATCGCAAAAGATAGAACCTATATCATTAACAGGTACAGCGCCGGTTTTTACGGCGAGTATCTTCGCATTTTCAAATGTGCGGCTGTAAACCTGAATAATCTCATTTCCCGAAGCCTTTAGTGCCACGGCTAAGTGAGTTGCCACATTGCCTGAACCAATAAAAACTATTCTCATGCTGCTAATTTATCTTAACGGCGTCTTCAACGATCTTAAATAATTGAAACTCCGCCAAATCACAATCCTGTATGTTTCCTACACTCAGGAACCAATGTTCACCTCAGTGATTTTCACACCTGCTTTTTCAACTCCTATTAAAGGATTATTAATCATTGACTGCCTTATTTTCAGTTCATATATGCGCACACTGTCAGGCACAACCGCAGCAAGGTAATTCAACGAAAACTGGTTTAATCCGCCTGTCCCGGCCCCCAGCCATCTTCCATATTCATCAGCCAGGAGGCAATGCAAGGAATCGCTTTGGTAAACCGGACTGGTTATATTATGCTCTACATAAAGCAACAGGTTGCGATAAGGATAACTGTGGTTTGTTGTGAGCTCAATTGTTATATCATATTTTTTTCCGGGATGTATATTCGCAGTATCAATTTTAAAAACAAGTACGCTGTCGCTATACCACATCCCTTTGTTGATATGGTGAAAACGATAATAGACCTCACCTTGAGAGCAGGATGTCAGAAAGGTGAAAATCATGACCGCAAAGAGTAAGACAATATTACGCTTTGTTGCCACTGGAATCCCTGTTTTTTCTTGGTTTTCTGTTCCCCGATGAATCAGAGGAACGTCTTT
Protein-coding sequences here:
- a CDS encoding 4Fe-4S dicluster domain-containing protein, with the translated sequence MAKVKGYVEVNTERCKGCNLCVVSCPSEVLDLQPREVNDRGYHYVYLKNPDECIGCANCGYVCPDGCLTVYRMKVK
- a CDS encoding KdsC family phosphatase — protein: MSAINYDLKKIKAFIFDVDGVLSCQTIHMSAQGEPLRTANIHDGYALNLAVKHGYGVCLITGGNTQAVRLRYESLGISDIYMNSGIKMNDYLDYLRKTGYEPEEIIYVGDDIPDYNVMNEVGLPIAPMDAAPEIKKIAKYISSRNGGQGVARDVIEQVLKVQGNWMSEEAFGW
- a CDS encoding Rossmann-like and DUF2520 domain-containing protein; the encoded protein is MRIVFIGSGNVATHLAVALKASGNEIIQVYSRTFENAKILAVKTGAVPVNDIGSIFCDADLYIFSVKDDALPIVISQMPRTNGIWAHTAGSVPLNVFSLFKEKYGVIYPLQTFSKDRGLNFSEIPLFIEGDSDDTTRTLVGLAKTISTNVQYLPGYKRLYLHLAAVFACNFANHMYALASDIISNEDIQFDILKPLIAETAAKVMEMQPVAAQTGPAIRFDEKVMKKHLELITDPMVKEIYSLLSKSIHIHSL
- a CDS encoding gliding motility lipoprotein GldH, whose translation is MATKRNIVLLFAVMIFTFLTSCSQGEVYYRFHHINKGMWYSDSVLVFKIDTANIHPGKKYDITIELTTNHSYPYRNLLLYVEHNITSPVYQSDSLHCLLADEYGRWLGAGTGGLNQFSLNYLAAVVPDSVRIYELKIRQSMINNPLIGVEKAGVKITEVNIGS